One segment of Gordonia terrae DNA contains the following:
- a CDS encoding bifunctional [glutamine synthetase] adenylyltransferase/[glutamine synthetase]-adenylyl-L-tyrosine phosphorylase, which translates to MTTRSGPAGRAGRSTVPSAGRLGLLDDSAPRNLADLGWNTPESVDVLWALSRSPDADLALRTLVRLRGAVGDEWSEIDALVRAERSFRGRLFAVIGSSDALADHLVAEPSSWRLLLADELPDRAEVDRLMLAAVDAQAVPGEVEKGNRVYRARLAGPKAVVALRLAYRNLILQLAAHDVASTVEDEPVMWLPEVGAYLSDLADAALTAALAVAFTEVCGDDPIAVRIAVVAMGKCGARELNYVSDVDVIFVSDPADGTAARIAGEMMRIGSLAFFEVDAALRPEGKSGALTRTLESHVAYYERWAKTWEFQALLKARAMTGDMQLADEYIAAVKPMVWKAAERPDFVPEVQKMRRRVESLLPEDERERNLKLGRGSLRDVEFAVQLLQMVHGRVDEKLRVMPTVDALAALTAGGYVGRDDAANLSASYQFLRLLEHRLQMQRMSRTHLLPQPDDHEALRWLARAAHIRREGELDATGVLREQIRHQSLRVRRLHQKLFYRPLLEAVTRFKTDELTLTDTSAERRLAALGYAKPDRALSHIRALSNAPGRRGQIQLLILPQLLEHIGDTPDPDAGLLNYRRLCDVMEDTDWFLRLLRDDGVVAARLMKVLGTSEYIANMLMRSPEVIHQYSDGPDGPKLCNVRPEDVAKGLIASTVRQQDMKRAVAVARSHRRAELVRIASADVLGLLDVPAVCKALSGVWAAVLNAALTVAINISERERGSRAPARIAVIGMGRLGGGELGYGSDADVMFVCQPDRAAEESEALKWAQTIAENVRSMLGSPSADPPLEVDTGLRPEGRNGPIVRTLASYAAYYAQWAQPWEVQALLRAHQVAGDEALGIDFLHMIDHVRYPAGGVSNDAVKEIRRIKARVDAERLPRGADPATHTKLGRGGLADIEWTVQLLQLKYAHRYRSLHNTSTLDSLDAIGAAELLSENDVTLLKDAWTTATKARNALVLVRGKPIDQLPGPGAQLRQIAFAAGWPEDQANEFLENYLRVTRRAKAVVLKVFGA; encoded by the coding sequence GTGACAACACGATCGGGACCCGCTGGGCGAGCCGGACGCAGCACGGTCCCCAGCGCGGGACGCCTGGGTCTCCTCGACGACTCCGCACCCCGGAACCTGGCCGACCTCGGCTGGAACACGCCCGAATCGGTCGATGTGTTGTGGGCGCTGTCGCGATCACCCGACGCCGACCTCGCGCTGCGAACCCTCGTGCGGCTGCGCGGAGCCGTCGGTGACGAGTGGTCCGAGATCGACGCCCTGGTACGGGCGGAGCGCTCGTTCCGCGGCCGCCTGTTCGCGGTCATCGGCTCCTCGGACGCACTCGCCGATCACCTCGTCGCCGAACCCTCGAGCTGGCGATTGCTGCTCGCCGACGAGCTGCCCGACCGCGCCGAGGTCGACCGTCTGATGCTCGCCGCCGTCGACGCGCAGGCCGTGCCGGGTGAGGTCGAGAAGGGCAATCGGGTCTACCGGGCCCGACTGGCCGGCCCGAAGGCCGTCGTCGCGCTGCGCCTGGCCTACCGCAACCTGATCCTGCAACTCGCCGCGCACGATGTCGCCTCGACCGTCGAGGACGAGCCGGTGATGTGGCTGCCCGAGGTCGGCGCGTACCTGTCCGACCTGGCCGACGCCGCCCTGACCGCGGCGCTCGCCGTCGCGTTCACCGAGGTGTGCGGCGACGATCCCATCGCGGTGCGGATCGCCGTCGTCGCGATGGGCAAATGCGGTGCGCGCGAGCTCAATTACGTCAGCGACGTTGACGTCATCTTCGTCAGCGACCCGGCCGACGGCACCGCGGCCCGCATCGCAGGCGAGATGATGCGCATCGGTTCGCTCGCGTTCTTCGAGGTCGACGCCGCACTCCGGCCCGAGGGCAAGTCCGGCGCGTTGACGCGGACACTCGAATCGCATGTGGCCTATTACGAGCGGTGGGCCAAGACCTGGGAGTTCCAGGCACTCCTCAAGGCACGGGCGATGACCGGCGACATGCAGCTCGCCGACGAGTACATCGCCGCCGTCAAACCGATGGTGTGGAAGGCCGCCGAGCGACCCGACTTCGTGCCCGAGGTGCAGAAGATGCGGCGCCGCGTCGAATCCTTGCTCCCCGAGGACGAGCGGGAACGCAACCTCAAGCTCGGACGCGGCAGTCTGCGTGACGTCGAGTTCGCGGTCCAGCTCCTGCAGATGGTGCACGGCCGGGTCGACGAGAAGCTGCGTGTCATGCCGACCGTCGACGCGCTGGCCGCGCTCACCGCGGGCGGCTACGTCGGACGCGACGACGCCGCCAATCTCAGTGCGTCATACCAGTTCTTGCGGTTGCTGGAACACCGTCTGCAGATGCAGCGGATGTCGCGGACGCACCTCCTGCCCCAGCCCGACGACCACGAGGCACTGCGCTGGCTCGCCCGCGCCGCACACATCCGTCGTGAGGGCGAACTCGACGCGACAGGGGTGCTGCGCGAACAGATCCGTCACCAGAGTCTGCGGGTTCGGCGCCTGCACCAGAAGCTGTTCTACCGGCCGCTGCTCGAGGCGGTCACCCGCTTCAAGACCGACGAGCTGACCCTGACCGACACCTCGGCCGAAAGACGGCTGGCCGCACTGGGTTACGCGAAACCCGACCGCGCGCTGAGCCACATCCGTGCCCTGTCGAACGCGCCGGGACGACGCGGCCAGATCCAGCTCCTCATCCTGCCCCAGCTGCTCGAGCACATCGGGGACACCCCCGACCCCGACGCGGGTCTGCTGAACTACCGCCGCCTCTGCGATGTCATGGAGGACACCGACTGGTTCCTGCGTCTGTTGCGCGACGACGGCGTCGTCGCGGCGCGGCTGATGAAGGTCCTCGGGACGTCGGAGTACATCGCGAACATGCTGATGCGCTCACCCGAGGTGATCCACCAGTACTCCGACGGACCGGACGGTCCCAAGCTGTGCAACGTCCGGCCCGAGGACGTGGCCAAGGGGCTCATCGCGTCGACCGTTCGCCAGCAGGACATGAAACGAGCCGTGGCCGTTGCGCGTTCGCATCGGCGTGCGGAGTTGGTACGCATCGCGTCCGCCGACGTCCTGGGGCTGCTGGACGTGCCGGCCGTCTGCAAGGCGCTGTCCGGTGTGTGGGCGGCGGTGCTGAATGCCGCGCTGACCGTGGCGATCAACATCTCCGAGCGCGAGCGGGGGAGCCGTGCGCCGGCCCGAATCGCGGTGATCGGAATGGGTCGGCTCGGCGGCGGCGAACTCGGCTACGGCTCGGATGCCGACGTGATGTTCGTGTGTCAGCCCGACCGGGCCGCCGAGGAGTCCGAGGCGCTCAAGTGGGCGCAGACGATCGCCGAGAACGTGCGGTCGATGCTGGGCAGCCCCAGCGCGGACCCGCCGCTGGAGGTCGACACCGGATTGCGCCCGGAGGGCCGGAACGGCCCCATCGTGCGGACCCTGGCGTCCTATGCCGCCTACTACGCGCAATGGGCGCAACCGTGGGAGGTCCAGGCCCTGCTGCGCGCGCACCAGGTCGCCGGCGACGAAGCCCTCGGCATCGACTTCCTGCACATGATCGATCATGTGCGGTACCCGGCCGGTGGGGTCAGCAACGACGCCGTGAAGGAGATCCGCCGGATCAAGGCCCGGGTCGATGCCGAACGCCTGCCGCGCGGTGCCGATCCGGCCACCCACACCAAACTCGGTCGCGGCGGCCTCGCCGACATCGAGTGGACGGTGCAACTGCTCCAGCTCAAGTACGCGCACCGCTACCGCAGCCTGCACAACACGTCGACGCTCGACTCGCTGGATGCCATCGGCGCCGCGGAGTTGCTGTCGGAGAACGACGTCACGCTGCTGAAGGACGCCTGGACGACCGCGACGAAGGCGCGCAATGCGCTGGTCCTGGTCCGCGGCAAACCGATCGACCAGCTGCCCGGACCGGGCGCGCAACTGCGCCAGATCGCGTTCGCCGCGGGGTGGCCGGAGGATCAGGCCAACGAGTTCCTGGAGAACTATCTCCGGGTGACGCGTCGAGCGAAGGCCGTGGTGCTGAAGGTCTTCGGGGCCTGA
- a CDS encoding endonuclease/exonuclease/phosphatase family protein, translating to MTRFLWAAAYVLGWAMLAGVVLGVFLHYYPSRGDVTLYLTSAVQFALIPGLIAIIVFGVLRRWFMLALAVVAAGALAYTQVPLVVAEAAPAGKRFTVVSANLLFGGGDIAALEKIVADADPDLVSLQEVTPEALERLRRSEIGRALPHEFAIPYSYAAGTAMFSKMPLDERYNIPGTVLHNLQARTDLPGAAGTQVLAIHPAAPLWGRNWDWLADMDTLAEHFEQLPPGRVIAIGDYNSTWNHAKYRSLLTNGLVDGTDVAGAGFLPSYPTDKQIGNRPLVAIDRVILRGFVATSMDTHYLPGSDHRTLVVSLVAS from the coding sequence ATGACGAGATTTCTGTGGGCGGCTGCGTACGTCCTGGGGTGGGCGATGCTCGCCGGTGTGGTGCTGGGTGTGTTCCTGCACTACTACCCGTCACGCGGTGACGTCACGCTGTACCTCACGAGCGCGGTCCAGTTCGCGCTCATCCCGGGGTTGATCGCGATCATCGTCTTCGGGGTTCTGCGACGCTGGTTCATGCTGGCGCTCGCCGTCGTGGCGGCCGGCGCTCTGGCCTACACCCAGGTGCCTCTCGTCGTCGCCGAGGCCGCGCCCGCCGGCAAGCGGTTCACCGTGGTCTCGGCGAACCTGCTCTTCGGCGGTGGTGACATCGCTGCGCTCGAGAAGATCGTGGCCGACGCCGATCCCGACCTCGTGTCCCTGCAGGAGGTCACCCCCGAGGCGCTGGAACGCCTGCGGCGCAGCGAGATCGGGCGCGCGCTGCCGCACGAGTTCGCGATCCCGTACAGCTACGCGGCCGGTACCGCGATGTTCAGCAAGATGCCGCTCGACGAGCGCTACAACATCCCGGGGACCGTGCTGCACAACCTGCAGGCCCGGACCGACCTGCCGGGGGCGGCGGGCACCCAGGTGCTGGCCATCCATCCGGCCGCACCGTTGTGGGGCCGCAACTGGGACTGGCTCGCCGACATGGACACCCTCGCCGAGCATTTCGAGCAGCTCCCGCCAGGCCGGGTGATCGCGATCGGGGACTACAACTCCACGTGGAATCACGCGAAATACCGCAGTCTGTTGACCAACGGGCTCGTCGACGGCACCGATGTGGCGGGTGCCGGGTTCCTGCCCAGCTATCCCACCGACAAGCAGATCGGTAACCGGCCGCTGGTCGCCATCGACCGCGTC
- a CDS encoding RNB domain-containing ribonuclease gives MKRILSAPDIDFAGIRTELGVDEEYGADALAEARATAERIESDAPGADLYAEVREDHTGVPFVTIDPPTSRDLDQAVHIAADGDGFVVDYAIADVAALITPEGALDQESRRRGTTVYFPDGSVPLHPRELSEGAGSLLPEQVRLCVLWTIRVAGDGSVTDVRVRRSRISSVARLDYAGVSADAATGRLHPSIAALPAFGELRREVALARGAVELDLPDQTVVRTDGGWRLDLEAHTPADMWNSQVSLLAGTCAGTLMAEAGVGLLRTLPPAEEDAVEDLRAAARALGVDWPDGVSVGRFLAGLPGDEPSTLALQSAAGGLMRGANYLALPGGDETEAVDDARMRHSAIGGLYAHVTAPLRRLGDRFATEVCLAVTAGTPVPDWVQRALPTLPKILRSADTLGATADRASIDLAEAVILRERVGERFDAVVMSAATERRPAQIFLSDPPVIARSTGDLRPGDRVVVELTKADEMSRTVEFRRV, from the coding sequence GTGAAACGCATTCTCTCGGCCCCGGACATCGACTTCGCCGGTATACGCACCGAACTGGGCGTCGACGAGGAGTACGGCGCGGACGCGCTCGCCGAGGCACGGGCCACCGCGGAACGGATCGAGTCCGACGCCCCGGGTGCAGATCTGTACGCCGAGGTCCGCGAGGACCACACCGGCGTCCCCTTCGTCACCATCGACCCACCGACCTCCCGCGATCTCGACCAGGCGGTACACATCGCGGCCGACGGTGACGGGTTCGTCGTCGACTACGCGATCGCCGATGTCGCGGCCCTGATCACCCCGGAGGGCGCCCTCGACCAGGAGAGCCGTCGACGCGGCACCACCGTGTACTTCCCGGACGGCTCGGTTCCGCTGCACCCTCGCGAGCTGTCCGAGGGCGCGGGTTCCCTTCTGCCCGAACAGGTCAGACTCTGCGTGCTGTGGACCATCCGCGTGGCCGGAGACGGGTCGGTGACCGATGTACGAGTGCGACGATCCCGCATCTCTTCCGTCGCCCGCCTCGACTACGCCGGTGTCTCGGCGGACGCGGCCACCGGTCGGTTGCACCCGTCCATCGCGGCTCTGCCCGCGTTCGGCGAGCTCCGGCGCGAGGTCGCGTTGGCGCGCGGTGCGGTCGAACTCGACCTGCCCGATCAAACGGTCGTCCGCACAGACGGCGGGTGGCGGCTCGACCTCGAGGCGCACACACCCGCCGACATGTGGAACTCCCAGGTGTCGCTGCTCGCCGGGACGTGCGCGGGCACGCTCATGGCCGAGGCCGGTGTGGGGTTGCTGCGCACGCTGCCGCCGGCTGAGGAGGATGCGGTCGAGGATCTGCGCGCCGCGGCCCGGGCGCTCGGCGTGGACTGGCCGGACGGAGTGTCGGTGGGACGGTTCCTGGCGGGTCTGCCGGGGGACGAGCCGAGCACCCTGGCGTTGCAGTCAGCCGCGGGCGGTCTGATGCGCGGCGCCAACTATCTCGCGCTTCCCGGGGGCGACGAGACCGAGGCCGTCGACGACGCACGGATGCGGCATTCGGCGATCGGCGGGCTCTACGCCCATGTCACCGCGCCGCTGCGTCGGCTCGGCGATCGCTTCGCCACCGAGGTGTGCCTCGCGGTCACCGCCGGTACGCCGGTACCCGACTGGGTGCAGCGGGCGTTGCCGACGCTGCCGAAGATCCTGCGGTCGGCCGACACGCTCGGAGCCACCGCGGATCGCGCGAGCATCGACCTCGCGGAAGCCGTCATCCTGCGCGAGCGGGTGGGCGAGCGGTTCGACGCCGTGGTGATGTCTGCCGCCACCGAACGTCGTCCGGCGCAGATCTTCCTGTCCGATCCGCCGGTGATCGCGCGCAGCACGGGTGATCTGCGCCCCGGCGACCGCGTGGTCGTCGAACTCACCAAGGCCGACGAGATGAGCCGGACGGTGGAGTTCCGCCGGGTCTGA
- the glnA gene encoding type I glutamate--ammonia ligase, with amino-acid sequence MDRQKEFVLRTLEERDIRFVRLWFTDVLGYLKSVAIAPAELEGAFAEGIGFDGSAIEGFSRVSEADTVAKPDPSTFQVLPWTTSAGRHHSARMFCDIAMPDGTPSWADSRHVLRRQLNKAADLGFSCYVHPEIEFFLLKEAPLDGSVPTPADSGGYFDQAVHDAAPNFRRHAIEALESMGISVEFSHHEGAPGQQEIDLRYADALSMADNVMTFRYLIKEVAINEGVWATFMPKPFSEHPGSAMHTHLSLFEGDINAFHNPDDPMQLSATGKKFIAGILHHASEISAVTNQWVNSYKRLIHGGEAPTAATWGGANRSALIRLPLYTPNKASSRRVEVRSPDSACNPYLTFAVLLAAGLKGINEDYELPDEAEDDVWALTSAERRAMGYKELPGSLADALKEMENSELVAEALGEHVFDYFLRNKWTEWTNYRSLVTPFELQNYLPL; translated from the coding sequence ATGGATCGCCAAAAGGAATTCGTGCTGCGGACCCTCGAAGAGCGCGACATCCGTTTCGTACGTCTGTGGTTCACCGACGTCCTCGGTTATCTGAAATCCGTGGCGATCGCCCCGGCCGAACTCGAAGGCGCGTTCGCGGAGGGGATCGGCTTCGACGGCTCGGCCATCGAGGGCTTCTCACGGGTCTCGGAAGCCGACACGGTCGCGAAACCCGATCCGTCGACTTTCCAGGTGCTGCCGTGGACCACCTCGGCCGGCCGGCACCACTCGGCCCGCATGTTCTGCGACATCGCGATGCCCGACGGCACCCCCAGCTGGGCCGACTCGCGCCACGTCCTGCGCCGGCAGCTGAACAAGGCCGCCGACCTCGGCTTCAGCTGCTACGTCCATCCCGAGATCGAGTTCTTCCTGCTGAAGGAGGCGCCGCTCGACGGATCGGTGCCGACCCCGGCGGACTCCGGCGGCTACTTCGACCAAGCCGTCCACGACGCCGCACCGAACTTCCGGCGGCACGCCATCGAGGCGCTCGAGTCGATGGGGATCTCGGTCGAGTTCTCCCACCACGAGGGTGCGCCCGGGCAGCAGGAGATCGACCTGCGCTACGCCGACGCGCTGTCGATGGCCGACAACGTCATGACCTTCCGCTACCTCATCAAGGAGGTGGCGATCAACGAGGGCGTCTGGGCGACCTTCATGCCCAAGCCGTTCAGCGAGCATCCCGGGTCGGCGATGCACACCCACCTGAGTCTCTTCGAGGGCGACATCAACGCCTTCCACAACCCCGACGACCCGATGCAGCTCTCCGCAACGGGCAAGAAGTTCATCGCCGGCATCCTGCACCACGCCTCGGAGATCAGTGCGGTCACCAACCAGTGGGTCAACAGCTACAAGCGGCTCATCCACGGCGGCGAGGCGCCCACTGCGGCGACCTGGGGTGGCGCGAATCGTTCTGCGCTGATCCGGCTCCCGCTCTACACGCCGAACAAGGCGTCCTCGCGGCGCGTCGAGGTGCGCAGCCCAGACTCGGCCTGCAACCCGTATCTCACCTTCGCGGTACTGCTGGCCGCGGGCCTCAAGGGCATCAACGAAGATTACGAGCTGCCCGACGAGGCCGAGGACGACGTCTGGGCCCTCACCTCCGCCGAGCGTCGTGCGATGGGCTACAAGGAACTCCCCGGCAGCCTGGCCGACGCGTTGAAGGAGATGGAGAACTCGGAGCTGGTCGCCGAGGCGCTCGGCGAGCACGTTTTCGACTACTTCCTCCGCAACAAGTGGACGGAATGGACGAACTACCGCAGCCTCGTGACCCCGTTCGAGCTGCAGAACTACCTGCCGCTGTAG
- the pip gene encoding prolyl aminopeptidase, with amino-acid sequence MRNFYPEIEPYAAGHLDVGDAQQIYWETSGNPDGKPAVFVHGGPGGGTAPTQRRFFDPAKYRIVLFDQRGCGRSRPHIADGADLSVNTTPHLIADMERLRAHLGIERWQVFGGSWGSTLGLAYAQAHPDRVTELVLRGIFLLRRSEIDWYYNGGAAHIYPDLWESYLEPIPVDERDGDLVEAYHRLLTSDDAETARAAARAWTGWEQATSYLLPRPEEDTADASEDTPHGTDADRFDLAFASIENHYFVNHGFLRDGQLLENIDAIASIPGVIVQGRYDVVCPTRSAWDLHRAWPAADLHIVADAGHASYEPGIRHHLIEATDRFAR; translated from the coding sequence ATGCGGAACTTCTACCCGGAGATCGAGCCCTACGCCGCCGGCCACCTCGATGTCGGTGACGCCCAGCAGATCTACTGGGAGACGTCGGGCAACCCGGACGGGAAGCCCGCGGTGTTCGTACACGGCGGACCCGGGGGCGGGACCGCTCCGACGCAACGCCGGTTCTTCGACCCGGCGAAGTACCGCATCGTGCTGTTCGACCAGCGCGGCTGCGGCCGGTCGCGTCCGCACATCGCCGACGGCGCCGACCTGAGCGTCAACACCACGCCACACCTCATCGCCGACATGGAGCGACTCCGTGCCCATCTCGGCATCGAACGCTGGCAGGTCTTTGGCGGCTCCTGGGGTTCGACACTGGGCCTCGCCTACGCGCAGGCCCATCCCGATCGGGTCACCGAACTCGTGCTCCGCGGCATCTTCCTGCTGCGACGCAGCGAGATCGACTGGTACTACAACGGCGGCGCCGCCCACATCTACCCCGATCTGTGGGAGAGCTACCTCGAACCCATACCGGTCGACGAGCGCGACGGTGACCTGGTCGAGGCGTATCACCGGTTGCTCACCTCCGACGACGCCGAGACAGCTCGCGCCGCCGCCCGCGCCTGGACGGGCTGGGAACAGGCGACCAGCTATCTCCTCCCCCGCCCCGAGGAGGACACGGCCGACGCATCGGAGGACACACCGCACGGCACGGACGCCGACCGGTTCGACCTCGCCTTCGCGTCGATCGAGAACCACTACTTCGTCAACCACGGATTCCTCCGCGACGGCCAGCTCCTCGAGAACATCGACGCGATCGCCTCCATCCCCGGCGTGATCGTCCAGGGCCGTTACGACGTGGTGTGCCCGACGCGCAGTGCGTGGGACCTGCACCGCGCATGGCCGGCGGCCGATCTGCACATCGTCGCCGACGCCGGGCACGCATCCTACGAACCGGGCATCCGGCATCACCTCATCGAGGCGACCGACCGGTTCGCGCGGTAG
- a CDS encoding CYTH and CHAD domain-containing protein produces the protein MAASEQVEVELKFDVDAGHVAPDLRALPGVVSATPPETFSLDATYFDTENLDLAGNKITMRRRTGGTDEGWHLKRPSHIPGARRELQVGFDEAPADGEVPEALSAPVLAHIRARTLIPVAVISTTRTVTRLLGADEEPLAELAEDLVTAQSLLPGGHCQQWAEWEFELLSGGTTKLLKAADKALRAGGGREASSASKLARAIGATPTVHEPRLSKRPTALELVVTDIALHRNSLVAYDPLVRVDAPDAVHQMRVACRRLRSVLSGFPTVLDAERTAHIGAELKLLAQILGDARDSEVQLELSESLLRGENASPELRAELAGTEVTVHDRALRAAHAAMSSKRYFTLLDSIDGLIASPPPGPDADLPATTVVDKAIARSRKHIHRAQARLASFAEGSDEWEEQMHTVRKRAKRLRYSIDATEPLGKKKYRAVGSAAKKIQSALGDFNDTRINRTRLAQIASAGNLGGPDMFVLGRIDARLEADGHRAIAAYRRVAKDL, from the coding sequence GTGGCCGCATCCGAGCAGGTCGAGGTGGAGCTCAAATTCGATGTGGACGCCGGTCACGTGGCCCCCGACCTGCGAGCCTTGCCGGGCGTCGTCTCGGCGACGCCCCCGGAGACCTTCTCCCTCGACGCCACCTACTTCGACACCGAGAATCTCGACCTCGCGGGCAACAAGATCACCATGCGCCGGCGTACCGGCGGAACCGACGAGGGCTGGCATCTCAAGCGTCCCAGCCACATTCCCGGCGCGCGGCGTGAACTGCAGGTGGGATTCGACGAGGCACCCGCCGACGGTGAGGTGCCGGAGGCGCTGTCGGCCCCGGTCCTGGCCCACATCCGCGCACGCACACTCATCCCGGTCGCGGTGATCTCGACGACGCGCACCGTCACCCGACTGCTCGGTGCCGACGAGGAGCCGCTCGCCGAGCTCGCCGAGGATCTGGTGACGGCACAGTCGCTCCTGCCGGGCGGCCACTGCCAGCAGTGGGCGGAGTGGGAGTTCGAACTGCTCTCCGGCGGCACGACCAAGCTGCTCAAGGCCGCCGACAAGGCGTTGCGCGCCGGGGGCGGCCGAGAGGCGTCGAGCGCGTCGAAGCTCGCCCGTGCGATCGGTGCGACGCCGACGGTCCACGAGCCGCGACTCTCCAAGCGACCCACCGCACTCGAACTCGTCGTGACCGACATCGCGCTACACCGCAATTCGCTGGTCGCCTACGACCCGCTCGTGCGTGTCGACGCCCCCGACGCCGTACACCAGATGCGGGTGGCCTGCCGCCGTCTGCGCAGCGTGCTGTCGGGCTTTCCCACCGTCCTCGATGCCGAGCGCACCGCACACATCGGCGCCGAGCTGAAGCTGCTGGCTCAGATCCTCGGCGACGCCCGCGATTCCGAGGTGCAGCTCGAGCTGAGCGAATCACTTCTGCGTGGCGAGAACGCCTCGCCCGAGCTGCGCGCCGAACTCGCCGGCACCGAGGTCACCGTGCATGACCGCGCACTGCGAGCGGCGCACGCCGCGATGTCGTCGAAGCGGTATTTCACCCTGCTCGACAGCATCGACGGCCTGATCGCCTCACCGCCTCCGGGTCCCGACGCCGACCTCCCGGCGACGACGGTCGTCGACAAGGCGATCGCCCGCAGCCGCAAGCACATTCATCGAGCCCAGGCCCGCCTGGCGAGCTTCGCCGAGGGGTCGGACGAATGGGAGGAGCAGATGCACACCGTCCGCAAGCGCGCGAAGCGTCTGCGCTACAGCATCGACGCGACCGAACCGCTCGGCAAGAAGAAGTACCGTGCCGTCGGCTCGGCCGCCAAGAAGATCCAGTCCGCGCTCGGCGATTTCAACGACACCCGGATCAACCGGACGCGACTCGCGCAGATTGCGTCGGCCGGAAACCTCGGTGGCCCCGACATGTTCGTCCTCGGCCGGATCGACGCCCGGCTCGAGGCCGACGGTCATCGCGCGATCGCCGCATACCGCAGGGTCGCCAAGGACCTCTGA
- the panB gene encoding 3-methyl-2-oxobutanoate hydroxymethyltransferase: MSDSSVYGASASGQSAKRRVTRIHHLAQMKAEGEKWSMLTAYDYSSARIFDAAEIPVLLVGDSAANVVLGYDTTIPVTVDEMIPLIRAVVRGAPHALVVADMPFGSYEIGPQHALENAFRIFKETGAHAVKLEGGERVAPQIAALSAAGVPVMAHIGFTPQSVNGLGGFRVQGRGDGADQLIADAIAVQEAGAFAVVMEMVPADLAGQITRKLTIPTVGIGAGNETDAQVLVWQDMAGLTHGKTARFVKRFADVGGELRSAAEQYADEVRRGIFPGPEHSY; this comes from the coding sequence ATGTCCGATTCCTCGGTATACGGCGCGTCCGCCTCCGGTCAGTCCGCCAAGCGGCGCGTGACCCGCATCCACCACCTGGCCCAGATGAAGGCCGAAGGCGAGAAGTGGTCGATGCTCACCGCGTACGACTATTCCTCCGCCCGCATCTTCGACGCTGCAGAGATCCCGGTCCTCCTCGTCGGCGACTCCGCCGCGAACGTGGTCCTGGGCTACGACACCACCATCCCGGTCACCGTCGACGAGATGATCCCGCTCATCCGCGCCGTCGTTCGCGGCGCACCGCACGCGTTGGTCGTCGCCGACATGCCGTTCGGCAGTTATGAGATCGGGCCGCAGCACGCCCTCGAGAACGCGTTCCGGATCTTCAAGGAGACCGGCGCACACGCGGTCAAGCTCGAGGGTGGCGAGCGCGTGGCACCGCAGATCGCCGCTCTGTCCGCCGCCGGCGTCCCCGTCATGGCGCACATCGGTTTCACCCCGCAGAGCGTCAACGGGCTGGGCGGGTTCCGCGTCCAGGGTCGCGGCGACGGTGCCGATCAGCTCATCGCCGACGCCATCGCCGTCCAGGAGGCGGGTGCCTTCGCCGTGGTGATGGAGATGGTCCCGGCAGACCTCGCCGGCCAGATCACGCGCAAGCTCACCATCCCGACCGTCGGCATCGGCGCGGGCAACGAGACCGACGCCCAGGTCCTCGTCTGGCAGGACATGGCCGGCCTCACCCACGGCAAGACCGCCCGATTCGTCAAGCGCTTCGCCGATGTCGGGGGCGAGTTGCGTTCGGCCGCCGAACAATACGCCGACGAGGTACGCCGCGGGATCTTCCCGGGCCCCGAGCACAGCTACTGA
- a CDS encoding histidine phosphatase family protein: MTATAEESAPEGDSTTKAPSWQGRRGEPTRFILLRHGQTALSVERRYSGRGNPELTDEGRRQARAAAQRVVREDGITAIVTSPLRRARATAEEVGALTGIDVIEHPGLIENDFGDWEGLTFTEASMRDPELHRTWLSDITVPAPGGESFAQVAERIAETKAELLDKYSGQTVVLVSHVTPIKTLLQGALGVGPELLFRLHLDLASVSIAEFFDDGGSVVRLVNDAAHWRD; this comes from the coding sequence GTGACGGCCACTGCCGAAGAGTCCGCGCCCGAGGGCGATTCGACGACGAAGGCGCCGTCGTGGCAGGGCCGGCGGGGCGAACCGACCCGGTTCATCCTGCTCCGGCACGGACAGACCGCGCTGTCGGTGGAGCGGCGCTATTCCGGCCGTGGCAATCCCGAACTCACCGACGAGGGCCGGCGCCAGGCACGCGCGGCCGCGCAGCGCGTCGTCCGCGAGGACGGGATCACCGCAATCGTGACCTCGCCGCTGCGTCGTGCACGAGCGACGGCCGAGGAGGTCGGTGCGCTGACCGGAATCGACGTCATCGAACACCCCGGGTTGATCGAGAACGACTTCGGCGACTGGGAGGGCCTGACGTTCACCGAGGCGTCCATGCGCGACCCGGAGCTGCACCGCACCTGGCTGTCCGACATCACCGTGCCGGCGCCGGGCGGGGAGAGCTTCGCGCAGGTCGCCGAGCGCATCGCGGAGACGAAAGCCGAACTGCTGGATAAGTATTCGGGTCAGACCGTGGTGCTGGTCTCGCATGTCACGCCGATCAAGACGCTGTTACAGGGCGCACTCGGCGTCGGACCCGAGCTGTTGTTCCGGCTGCACCTCGACCTCGCGTCGGTGTCGATCGCCGAGTTCTTCGACGACGGCGGCTCCGTGGTCCGGCTCGTCAACGACGCGGCGCACTGGCGCGACTGA